Proteins encoded together in one Telopea speciosissima isolate NSW1024214 ecotype Mountain lineage chromosome 6, Tspe_v1, whole genome shotgun sequence window:
- the LOC122665778 gene encoding probable glutathione S-transferase, with the protein MRVKIALAEKGIKYECKEEDLQDKSPLLLKMNPVNKKIPVLIHNGKPICESLVIVQYIDEVWKETSPLLPSDPYLRAQARFWADFIDNKVFECGRKTCMSKGEETEAAKKELIESLKVLEGELGKKHYFGGEKFGYLDLSLIAFSTWFYSYETFGKFSMEVECPELIAWAERCLKKESVSNSLADKEKVYHSLVQRRKKFGIDQ; encoded by the exons ATGAGGGTCAAAATCGCCTTGGCTGAGAAAGGAATCAAGTATGAGTGCAAGGAAGAGGACCTGCAAGACAAGAGTCCTCTGCTTCTGAAGATGAACCCTGTTAATAAGAAGATTCCTGTTTTGATTCATAATGGAAAACCCATCTGTGAATCCCTCGTTATTGTTCAATACATTGATGAGGTTTGGAAGGAGACATCTCCTTTGCTGCCCTCTGATCCTTACCTTCGAGCTCAAGCCAGGTTTTGGGCTGATTTCATCGACAACAAG GTATTCGAATGTGGTAGGAAGAC ATGCATGTCAAAAGGAGAAGAGACCGAGGCAGCAAAGAAGGAGCTGATAGAGTCTTTGAAAGTGTTGGAAGGAGAGCTTGGAAAGAAGCATTACTTTGGGGGAGAAAAGTTTGGTTATTTGGATTTGAGTCTCATTGCCTTCTCCACTTGGTTTTACTCCTATGAAACATTTGGGAAATTCAGCATGGAAGTTGAGTGTCCAGAGCTTATTGCTTGGGCTGAGAGGTGCTTGAAGAAGGAGAGTGTGTCCAACTCCCTTGCTGACAAAGAAAAGGTCTACCACTCCCTTGtgcaaaggaggaagaaatttGGTATTGATCAGTAA
- the LOC122664503 gene encoding glutathione S-transferase 3-like encodes MVNEVVFLSSWVSPFSMRIKIALAEKGIKYEYKEENLQDKSPLLLKMNPVYKKVPVLIHNGKPICESLIIVQYIDEVWKETCPLLPSDAYLRAQARFWADFIDKKVFEWG; translated from the exons ATGGTGAATGAGGTAGTTTTTTTGAGTAGCTGGGTCAGCCCTTTTAGTATGAGGATCAAAATAGCCTTGGCCGAGAAAGGAATCAAGTATGAGTACAAGGAAGAGAACCTGCAAGACAAGAGTCCTCTGCTTCTGAAGATGAACCCTGTTTATAAGAAGGTTCCTGTTTTGATTCATAATGGAAAACCCATCTGTGAATCCCTTATCATTGTTCAATACATTGATGAGGTTTGGAAGGAGACATGTCCATTGCTGCCCTCTGATGCTTACCTCCGAGCTCAAGCCAGGTTTTGGGCTGATTTCATCGACAAGAAG GTATTCGAATGGGGTTAG
- the LOC122664499 gene encoding probable glutathione S-transferase parC: MADEVVLLSFWLSPFGMRIKIALAEKGIKYEYKEENLQDKSPLLLKMNPVHKKIPVLVHNGKPICESLVIVQYIDEVWKETSSLLPSDPYLRAQARFWADFIDKKVFECGRKTCMSKGEENEAAKKELIESLKVLEGELGEKPYFGGEKFGFVDLSLIPFYTWFYSYEIFGKFSMEAECPKLTAWAERCLEKESVSNSLADQQKVYHFFGQMRKMYGIDQ, encoded by the exons ATGGCGGATGAGGTAGTTCTTTTGAGTTTCTGGCTCAGCCCTTTTGGAATGAGGATCAAAATCGCATTGGCAGAGAAAGGAATCAAGTATGAGTACAAGGAAGAGAACCTGCAAGACAAGAGTCCTCTGCTTCTGAAGATGAACCCTGTTCATAAGAAGATTCCTGTTTTGGTTCATAATGGAAAACCCATCTGTGAATCCCTCGTTATTGTTCAATACATTGATGAGGTTTGGAAGGAGACATCTTCTTTGCTGCCCTCTGATCCTTACCTCCGAGCTCAAGCCAGGTTTTGGGCTGATTTCATCGACAAGAAG GTATTCGAGTGTGGCAGGAAGACATGCATgtcaaaaggagaagagaatgagGCAGCAAAGAAGGAGCTGATAGAGTCCTTGAAAGTGTTGGAAGGAGAGCTTGGAGAGAAGCCTTACTTTGGGGGAGAGAAGTTTGGTTTTGTGGATTTGAGTCTCATTCCTTTCTACACTTGGTTTTACTCCTATGAAATATTTGGGAAGTTCAGCATGGAAGCTGAGTGTCCAAAGCTTACTGCTTGGGCTGAGAGGTGCTTGGAGAAGGAGAGTGTGTCCAACTCCCTTGCTGACCAACAAAAAGTCTACCACTTCTTTGGGCAGATGAGGAAGATGTATGGGATTGATCAGTAG
- the LOC122664504 gene encoding probable glutathione S-transferase: MVNEVVFLSSWFSPFGMRIKIALAEKGIKYEYKEENLQDKSPLLLKMNPVHKKVPVLIHNGKPICESLVIVQYIDEVWKEKCQLLPSDAYLRAQARFWADFIDQKVFECSRKTCMSRGEETEVAKKELIESLKVLEGELGKKHYFGGEKFGYVDLSFIPFYIWFYSYEKFGKFSMEAEFPKLTAWTERCLKKESVSNSLADKEKVYHFIVQMRKKCGID; the protein is encoded by the exons ATGGTGAATGAGGTAGTTTTTTTGAGTTCCTGGTTCAGCCCTTTTGGGATGAGGATCAAAATAGCCTTGGCAGAGAAAGGAATCAAGTATGAGTACAAGGAAGAGAACCTGCAAGACAAGAGTCCTCTTCTTCTGAAGATGAACCCTGTTCATAAGAAGGTTCCTGTTTTGATCCATAATGGAAAACCCATCTGTGAATCACTCGTTATTGTTCAATACATTGATGAGGTTTGGAAGGAGAAATGTCAATTGCTGCCCTCTGATGCTTACCTTCGAGCTCAAGCCAGGTTTTGGGCTGATTTCATTGACCAGAAG GTATTCGAGTGTAGTAGGAAGACATGCATGTCGAGAGGAGAAGAAACCGAGGTAGCAAAGAAGGAGCTGATAGAATCCTTGAAAGTGTTGGAAGGAGAGCTTGGAAAGAAGCATTACTTTGGGGGAGAAAAGTTTGGGTATGTGGATTTGAGTTTCATTCCCTTCTACATTTGGTTTTACTCCTATGAAAAATTTGGGAAATTCAGCATGGAAGCTGAGTTTCCAAAGCTTACTGCTTGGACTGAGAGGTGCTTGAAGAAGGAGAGTGTGTCCAACTCCCTTGCTGACAAAGAAAAGGTCTACCACTTCATTGTGCAGATGAGAAAGAAATGTGGTATTGATTAG